CCAACCTCGGACTGCCGGTGCCACCCGGATTCACCATCACCGCGGACGCGTGCCGCGCGTACCTGGAGACCGGCGCGGTCCCGGCCGACCTGGCCGACGAGATCGACCACCACGTCGCGCTGCTCGAGCAGAAGATGGGCAAGAAGCTCGGCCAAGCCGACGACCCGCTGCTGGTCTCGGTCCGCTCCGGCGCAGCCGTCTCGATGCCCGGCATGATGGAGACGGTCCTGAACGTCGGCCTCAACGACGACTCGGTGAACGGGCTCGCGCACCACTCCGGCAACCCCCGGTTCGCCTGGGACGCGTACCGCCGGCTGATCCAGATGTTCGGCAAGACCGTGCTGGGCATGGAAGGCGACGTGTTCGAGGACGCCATCGAACAGGCCAAGCAGGCGAAGGGCACCAGCAACGACCTCGATCTGGACGCCGCCGACCTGAAGAGCCTCGTCGAGACGTTCAAGCAGGCCGTGCACGATCACACCGGCCGCGAGTTCCCGCAGGACCCGCGGACCCAGATGGACCTTGCGACCGAGGCCGTGTTCCGCTCCTGGAACTCGGACCGCGCGATCCTCTACCGCCGCCAGGAGCGCATCCCCACCGACCTCGGCACGGCGGTGAACATCTGCTCGATGGTGTTCGGCAACCTCGGCATGGACTCCGGCACCGGCGTCGCGTTCACCCGCGACCCGTCGACCGGCCAGCCCGGCGTGTACGGCGACTACCTGCAGAACGCCCAGGGCGAGGACGTCGTCGCGGGCATCCGCAACACCGTCCCGCTCGCCGACCTCGAGCAGATCGACAAGGCGTCGTACGACGACCTGATGGAGATCATGGCCAAGCTCGAAGGCCACTACCGCGACCTGTGCGACATCGAGTTCACCGTCGAGCGCGGCAAGCTGTGGATGCTGCAGACCCGCGTCGGCAAGCGGACCGCGGCGGCGGCGTTCCGGATCGCGACCAGCCTGGTCGACGAGGGCGTGATCGATACCGACGAGGCGCTCCAGCGGGTGAAGGGCGCGCAGCTCGCGCAGCTGATGTTCCCGCGGTTCGACGCGGATGCCGCGACGGACCTGATCACGAAGGCGATCGGCGCGTCGCCGGGTGCGGCGTCGGGCAAGGTCGTGTTCACGTCGGCGGCCGCGGTCGAGGCGGCGGAGCGCGGTGAGAAGGTCATCCTGGTCCGGCGCGAGACCAACCCCGACGACCTGCACGGCATGATCGCGGCGCAGGGCATCCTGACCAGCCGCGGCGGCAAGACCTCGCACGCGGCCGTGGTCGCGCGCGGCATGGGAAAGACCTGTGTCTGCGGCGCCGAGGAGCTCGACGTGAACGTTGCCCAGGGCACCATCAAGGTGAACGGCGCTGTCCTCGAGGCCGGCGAGCTGATCTCGATCGACGGCACCACGGGTGAGGTGTTCCGCGGCGAGGTCCCGGTTGTACCGTCCCCGGTCGTGCAGTACTTCGAGGGCACGCTGGCCCCGGACGCGGGCGACGAGCTCGTCGCGTCGGTGCACCGGTTGATCACCCACGCGGACGACGTACGGCGGCTCGGCGTACGGAGCAATGCGGACACCGCGGACGACGCGGCGCGGGCGCGGCGGTTCGGGGCAGCCGGGATCGGGCTGTGCCGGACCGAGCACATGTTCCTGGGGGAGCGGCGCGAATCCGTCGAGCGGCTGATCCTCGCGGACAACGACGCGGATCGCGAGTCCGCGCTGGCGGAGCTGGAACCCTTGCAGCGCGGGGACTTCCTGGAACTGCTGGGTGCGATGGACGGGCTGCCGGTGACGATCCGGCTGATCGACCCGCCGCTGCACGAGTTCCTGCCGTCGATGGAGGAGCTTGCGGTGAAGGTCGCGCTGGCGCGCGAACGCGGCGAGGAGCCGGGGCACGACACGGCCCTGCTCGCGGCGGTCGAGCGGCTGCACGAGCAGAACCCGATGCTCGGCCTGCGCGGTGTGCGGCTCGGGCTGGTGATCCCCGGCCTGTTCGCGATGCAGGTCCGCGCGATCGCGTCGGCGACCGCCGAGTTGCGGGCCCAGGGCAAGGACCCGCAGCCGGAGATCATGATCCCGCTGGTCGGCGCCGTACAGGAGTTGCACCTGGCCCGCGACGAGGTG
This Kribbella sp. NBC_00482 DNA region includes the following protein-coding sequences:
- the ppdK gene encoding pyruvate, phosphate dikinase, which produces MPKLVYDFAEGNRDMKQLLGGKGANLAEMTNLGLPVPPGFTITADACRAYLETGAVPADLADEIDHHVALLEQKMGKKLGQADDPLLVSVRSGAAVSMPGMMETVLNVGLNDDSVNGLAHHSGNPRFAWDAYRRLIQMFGKTVLGMEGDVFEDAIEQAKQAKGTSNDLDLDAADLKSLVETFKQAVHDHTGREFPQDPRTQMDLATEAVFRSWNSDRAILYRRQERIPTDLGTAVNICSMVFGNLGMDSGTGVAFTRDPSTGQPGVYGDYLQNAQGEDVVAGIRNTVPLADLEQIDKASYDDLMEIMAKLEGHYRDLCDIEFTVERGKLWMLQTRVGKRTAAAAFRIATSLVDEGVIDTDEALQRVKGAQLAQLMFPRFDADAATDLITKAIGASPGAASGKVVFTSAAAVEAAERGEKVILVRRETNPDDLHGMIAAQGILTSRGGKTSHAAVVARGMGKTCVCGAEELDVNVAQGTIKVNGAVLEAGELISIDGTTGEVFRGEVPVVPSPVVQYFEGTLAPDAGDELVASVHRLITHADDVRRLGVRSNADTADDAARARRFGAAGIGLCRTEHMFLGERRESVERLILADNDADRESALAELEPLQRGDFLELLGAMDGLPVTIRLIDPPLHEFLPSMEELAVKVALARERGEEPGHDTALLAAVERLHEQNPMLGLRGVRLGLVIPGLFAMQVRAIASATAELRAQGKDPQPEIMIPLVGAVQELHLARDEVERVLADYPGGTDIPIGTMIELPRAAVIADQIAEAADFFSFGTNDLTQTTWGFSRDDVEGAFFSRYLEKGIFAVSPFESIDREGVGALVRTGVDRGRATKPDLKLGVCGEHGGDPDSIHFFHEVGLDYVSCSPFRIPVARLEAGRATLG